A genomic segment from Aegilops tauschii subsp. strangulata cultivar AL8/78 chromosome 1, Aet v6.0, whole genome shotgun sequence encodes:
- the LOC109774217 gene encoding small ribosomal subunit protein eS4, whose translation MARGLKKHLKRLNAPSHWMLDKLGGAFAPKPSSGPHKARECLPLILILRNRLKYALTYREVQSILMQRHIMVDGKVRTDKTYPAGFMDIISIPKTGENYRLLYDTKGRFRLHSVRDEDAKFKLCKVRSVQFGQKGIPYLNTYDGRTIRYPDPLIKANDTIKLDLETNKIVDFIKFDVGNVVMVTGGRNTGRVGVIKNREKHKGTFETIHVEDAQGHQFATRLGNVFTIGKGTKPWVSLPKGKGIKLTIIEEQRKRDAAAQAAAKA comes from the exons ATG GCTAGGGGTTTGAAGAAGCATCTGAAGAGGCTCAATGCCCCGTCTCACTGGATGCTTGACAAGCTTGGTGGAGCTTTT GCCCCCAAGCCATCATCTGGTCCTCACAAGGCCAGGGAGTGCCTGCCTCTGATCCTCATCCTGAGGAACAGACTGAAATATGCTCTCACCTACCGTGAAGTGCAATCTATCCTTATGCAGCGTCATATCATGGTTGATGGAAAGGTCCGCACTGACAAGACCTACCCTGCTGGGTTCATGG ACATCATTTCCATTCCCAAGACTGGTGAGAACTACAGGCTTCTTTATGACACCAAGGGTCGCTTCCGCCTTCACTCTGTCAGGGATGAGGATGCTAAG TTCAAGCTCTGCAAGGTCAGGTCTGTCCAGTTCGGCCAGAAGGGCATCCCCTACCTGAACACCTATGATGGCCGCACCATCCGCTACCCAGACCCACTCATCAAGGCCAATGACACCATCAAGCTCGACCTGGAGACCAACAAGATTGTTGACTTCATCAAGTTTGACGTCGGCAATGTGGTCATGGTTACTGGTGGGCGCAACACTGGGCGTGTTGGTGTGATCAAGAACAGGGAGAAGCATAAGGGAACCTTCGAGACCATCCACGTCGAGGATGCGCAGGGCCACCAGTTTGCCACCCGTCTGGGCAACGTGTTCACCATCGGCAAGGGCACCAAGCCGTGGGTGAGCCTCCCCAAGGGCAAGGGTATCAAGCTCACCATCATTGAGGAGCAGAGGAAGCGGGATGCCGCTGCCCAGGCTGCTGCCAAGGCCTGA